In a genomic window of Diorhabda carinulata isolate Delta chromosome 8, icDioCari1.1, whole genome shotgun sequence:
- the LOC130897100 gene encoding beta-1,4-galactosyltransferase 4 isoform X2, producing the protein MIKNLLIVIGFLILVIAVYYPSRHARRYDYISVEDIPNELNLHWPQFIDYHLKNCSLQNILVNSKEIDISSITKEKYFQKPLTGGEFKSDSCTPLEKSAIIVPYRDRPYHLKHFVNFMHWYLQQQNLHYRIIVVNQNDSLPFNRAKMLNYGAKFAIRLNYHCLILHDVDLIPINTGNIYACSKKPRHMSSSLDTFRYNLPYLTLFGGAVSITSEQFIKVNGMSNMFYGWGGEDDDFYRRLTLNSMELCRFSPELSKYTMLIHKKEQARVI; encoded by the exons atgatCAAGAATCTCTTAATCGTTAttggatttttaattttagttattgCAGTATACTACCCATCCAGACACGCTAGACGTTACGATTATATTTCAGTCGAAGATATaccaaatgaattaaatttacaTTGGCCCCAATTTATAGATTACCACTTAAAAAATTGTTCGTTACAAAATATTCTTGTAAATAGCAAAGAAATTGACATATCATCTAtaactaaagaaaaatatttccaaaaacctCTTACAG gggGAGAATTTAAATCAGACAGTTGCACACCTCTAGAAAAATCAGCAATAATTGTACCATATCGAGATAGACCATATCACTTAAAACATTTTGTAAACTTTATGCACTGGTACCTTCAGCAACAGAATCTACATTATAGAATAATTGTCGTAAATCAAAATGATTCCTTGCCATTTAACAGAGCAAAAATGTTGAATTATGGTGCAAAATTTGCTATTAGATTAAACTATCATTGTTTAATCCTCCACGATGTTGATCTCATTCCTATAAACACTGGAAATATTTATGCTTGCTCAAAAAAACCCAGACATATGTCTAGCAGCCTTGATACCTTCAG atataACTTACCATATCTAACTTTATTTGGGGGGGCAGTTTCTATTACATCTGAACAATTTATAAAGGTAAATGGGATGTCTAATATGTTTTATGGTTGGGGTGGTGAAGATGATGATTTCTACAG GCGTTTAACGTTAAATAGTATGGAACTTTGCAGATTTTCACCAGAACTTAGCAAATATACCATGTTAATTCATAAGAAAGAACAGGCGAG GGTTATCTAA
- the LOC130897100 gene encoding beta-1,4-galactosyltransferase 2 isoform X1 — MIKNLLIVIGFLILVIAVYYPSRHARRYDYISVEDIPNELNLHWPQFIDYHLKNCSLQNILVNSKEIDISSITKEKYFQKPLTGGEFKSDSCTPLEKSAIIVPYRDRPYHLKHFVNFMHWYLQQQNLHYRIIVVNQNDSLPFNRAKMLNYGAKFAIRLNYHCLILHDVDLIPINTGNIYACSKKPRHMSSSLDTFRYNLPYLTLFGGAVSITSEQFIKVNGMSNMFYGWGGEDDDFYRRLTLNSMELCRFSPELSKYTMLIHKKEQASENRFNTLEKTEGNYKEDGLNTISNDFVIKLEELYTLLIVP; from the exons atgatCAAGAATCTCTTAATCGTTAttggatttttaattttagttattgCAGTATACTACCCATCCAGACACGCTAGACGTTACGATTATATTTCAGTCGAAGATATaccaaatgaattaaatttacaTTGGCCCCAATTTATAGATTACCACTTAAAAAATTGTTCGTTACAAAATATTCTTGTAAATAGCAAAGAAATTGACATATCATCTAtaactaaagaaaaatatttccaaaaacctCTTACAG gggGAGAATTTAAATCAGACAGTTGCACACCTCTAGAAAAATCAGCAATAATTGTACCATATCGAGATAGACCATATCACTTAAAACATTTTGTAAACTTTATGCACTGGTACCTTCAGCAACAGAATCTACATTATAGAATAATTGTCGTAAATCAAAATGATTCCTTGCCATTTAACAGAGCAAAAATGTTGAATTATGGTGCAAAATTTGCTATTAGATTAAACTATCATTGTTTAATCCTCCACGATGTTGATCTCATTCCTATAAACACTGGAAATATTTATGCTTGCTCAAAAAAACCCAGACATATGTCTAGCAGCCTTGATACCTTCAG atataACTTACCATATCTAACTTTATTTGGGGGGGCAGTTTCTATTACATCTGAACAATTTATAAAGGTAAATGGGATGTCTAATATGTTTTATGGTTGGGGTGGTGAAGATGATGATTTCTACAG GCGTTTAACGTTAAATAGTATGGAACTTTGCAGATTTTCACCAGAACTTAGCAAATATACCATGTTAATTCATAAGAAAGAACAGGCGAG tgaAAATAGATTTAATACTTTGGAGAAAACTGAAGGAAATTACAAAGAAGATGGTTTGAATACCATTTCAAAcgattttgttata